In one Conger conger chromosome 5, fConCon1.1, whole genome shotgun sequence genomic region, the following are encoded:
- the rab32a gene encoding LOW QUALITY PROTEIN: ras-related protein Rab-32a (The sequence of the model RefSeq protein was modified relative to this genomic sequence to represent the inferred CDS: substituted 1 base at 1 genomic stop codon), with the protein MAGGSISDCKEYLFKVWXLRISVGKTSIIKRYVHQLFSQHYRATIGVDFALKVINWDSKTLVRLQLWDIAGQERFGNMTRVYYKEAVGAFVVFDVTRGSTFEAVSKWKHDLDSKVKLANGSPIPSILLANKCDQKKETPSSNTLMDNFCKEAGFLGWFETSAKENINVDEAAKFLVENILLNDKGLPYEESNGDKIKLDRDTVAAETKSGCC; encoded by the exons ATGGCCGGGGGCTCAATATCGGACTGTAAAGAGTACTTATTCAAAGTTTGGTGATTGAGAATTAGTGTGGGGAAAACTAGCATTATTAAGCGGTATGTTCACCAGTTATTTTCCCAGCACTATCGAGCAACGATTGGGGTTGATTTCGCGTTAAAAGTGATCAATTGGGACAGCAAGACCTTGGTGCGATTACAACTGTGGGATATAGCAG GTCAGGAGCGGTTCGGCAACATGACGCGGGTGTACTACAAGGAGGCTGTGGGGGCGTTCGTGGTCTTCGACGTGACGCGGGGCTCCACCTTCGAGGCGGTGTCCAAGTGGAAGCACGACCTGGACAGCAAGGTGAAGCTGGCCAACGGGAGCCCCATCCCCTCCATCCTGCTGGCCAACAAGTGCGACCAGAAGAAGGAGACCCCCAGCAGCAACACGCTCATGGACAACTTCTGCAAGGAGGCCGGCTTCCTGGGCTGGTTCGAGACCTCTGCCAAG GAGAACATCAACGTGGACGAGGCGGCCAAGTTCCTGGTGGAGAACATCCTGCTGAACGACAAGGGCCTGCCATACGAGGAGAGCAACGGCGACAAGATCAAGCTGGACCGGGACACCGTGGCGGCCGAAACCAAGTCGGGGTGCTGCTAG